One window from the genome of Poecilia reticulata strain Guanapo linkage group LG9, Guppy_female_1.0+MT, whole genome shotgun sequence encodes:
- the abcb9 gene encoding ABC-type oligopeptide transporter ABCB9 isoform X1: MGICAPVICTLLYVVLDSVITTVLYINGTELSLFIRDVLDFNILSSALDLWGIVLFRASLLLGASIGVLWNREDGPPRVARVTTVILLFCMVVITYTLAKLLMLTEVEPLSRQPWFLSLMGWTCASSLGVVLLWRQLGRVSSSVSGLDVRNSRGGGGRVSEDTEKLVDTAGEEEEAGGRKEKEEVSSRATLGRLLSYCRKDAGLLSLAILFLLISAVCEAFIPLYYGKAIDSIVVHQSMEYFAKPVATLASLALVSSMAIGVRGGVFTLTFARLNLRLRSRLFRTLMTQEIAFFDENHTGDILSRLSADTTQVSDLISQNINVFLRSVIKGTGFIIFMFRMSWKLTLVTMMGFPFIALVSKLYGEYYKKLTKEVQTVLAEANKVAEETISGMRTVRSFANESGEADSYYAKLLVMFQLNKKQALAYACYMWSSCISELALEVAVLYYGGHLVLTDQLSSGGLISFFIYMLELGECFESIASVYTGLMQGVGAAEKVFEYLDRKPKHPADGTEAPNSCTGLVEFKDITFAYPTRPETDVLKGVSFTLRPGEVTALVGPSGSGKSSCVSLLENFYLPQGGQVLLDGKPVNEFQHDYLHSKIALVSQEPVLFARTIKENISYGLSDVSMEMVVQAATKANAHDFITSLPKGYDTSVGEKGLQLSGGQKQRVAIARALIRQPRVLILDEATSALDAESEHIVQQALNSIMQEHTVLVIAHRLSTVEKADNIMVIDRGQVAERGTHSQLMATGGLYCKLVQRQVLGIETGTEVLNPSETVRWKSDRGRRRQNSGSSGSESEHNMRY; encoded by the exons ATGGGTATCTGTGCACCTGTCATCTGCACTCTCCTGTACGTTGTCCTTGACAGTGTCATCACCACTGTCCTATACATCAATGGGACAGAGCTGTCCCTCTTCATACGTGATGTCCTGGACTTTAACATCCTGAGCTCCGCCCTTGACCTGTGGGGCATTGTCCTTTTCCGAGCATCCCTCCTGCTGGGTGCCTCCATTGGGGTTTTATGGAACAGAGAGGACGGCCCGCCCAGGGTCGCCCGGGTCACCACCGTCATTCTCCTCTTCTGCATGGTTGTCATCACCTACACCTTGGCCAAACTGCTGATGCTGACCGAGGTGGAGCCCCTCAGCCGGCAGCCATGGTTTCTGAGCCTGATGGGATGGACCTGCGCCTCCTCCCTGGGTGTCGTGCTTCTCTGGAGGCAGCTCGGGAGGGTTTCCAGCTCCGTGAGCGGGCTGGACGTCAGGAACAGCCGTGGTGGAGGAGGAAGGGTCTCCGAGGACACAGAGAAGCTGGTGGATACAGCtggtgaagaggaggaggctggagggaggaaggagaaagaggaggtCAGCTCTAGGGCTACATTGGGACGCTTGCTCAGCTACTGTAGAAAGGATGCTGGACTGCTTTCCTTAGCCATCCTCTTCCTGCTCATCTCTGCAGTGT gtgaagCCTTCATTCCATTATACTACGGGAAGGCCATAGACAGTATTGTGGTTCACCAGAGCATGGAGTACTTTGCTAAACCTGTAGCCACATTGGCTTCACTGGCTTTGGTCAG cTCGATGGCCATTGGAGTGCGAGGAGGAGTCTTCACCCTGACATTTGCGAGATTAAACCTTCGGCTGAGGAGCCGCCTCTTCAGGACCCTAATGACGCAGGAAATTGCCTTTTTTGATGAAAACCACACTG GGGACATCCTTTCACGCCTGTCAGCAGACACCACCCAGGTGAGCGACCTCATCTCCCAGAACATCAACGTGTTTTTGCGGAGCGTCATCAAGGGCACCGGCTTCATCATCTTCATGTTTCGGATGTCCTGGAAGCTCACGCTGGTCACCATGATGGGATTCCCTTTCATCGCTCTCGTCTCCAAGCTTTACGGCGAATACTACAAG AAACTGACCAAAGAGGTGCAGACAGTCCTTGCAGAAGCTAACAAGGTCGCCGAAGAGACCATCTCAGGCATGAGGACAGTGAGGAGCTTCGCCAATGAGAGCGGGGAGGCCGACTCCTATTACGCCAAACTCTTGGTTATGTTTCAGCTCAACAAAAAGCAAGCCCTGGCCTATGCCTGCTACATGTGGTCCAGTTGT ATATCAGAGCTTGCTCTTGAGGTGGCTGTCCTCTACTACGGAGGCCATCTTGTACTCACCGACCAGTTGAGCAGCGGTGGcttgatttccttttttatttacatgctgGAGCTGGGAGAATGTTTTGAG AGCATTGCGTCAGTCTACACTGGCCTCATGCAGGGGGTTGGAGCAGCTGAGAAGGTGTTTGAGTATCTGGACAGGAAACCCAAACATCCAGCGGATGGCACCGAGGCTCCAAACTCCTGCACTGGTCTGGTTGAGTTTAAAGACATCACCTTCGCTTATCCAACACGACCAGAGACTGACGTCCTCAAG GGAGTGTCGTTCACTCTGCGGCCCGGAGAGGTGACTGCCTTGGTGGGGCCATCAGGCAGTGGAAAGAGCTCCTGTGTTAGTCTGCTGGAAAATTTCTACCTCCCTCAGGGAGGCCAAGTGCTGCTGGATGGGAAGCCTGTTAATGAGTTTCAGCATGACTATCTGCACTCCAAG ATTGCTTTGGTGAGCCAAGAGCCTGTGCTGTTTGCCCGGACCATTAAGGAGAACATCTCCTATGGACTGAGTGACGTCTCTATGGAGATGGTGGTGCAGGCCGCCACCAAGGCTAATGCTCATGACTTCATCACCAGCCTCCCCAAAGGCTACGATACAA gtgTTGGGGAGAAAGGCTTGCAGTTGTCTGGGGGACAAAAACAAAGGGTGGCTATAGCCAGAGCTCTCATCCGCCAGCCACGTGTCCTCATCCTGGACGAAGCCACAAGTGCTCTGGACGCAGAAAGTGAACATATT GTTCAGCAGGCCTTGAACAGCATCATGCAGGAACACACAGTGCTGGTGATCGCCCACCGGCTCAGCACGGTGGAAAAGGCCGACAACATCATGGTGATCGACAGGGGTCAAGTGGCCGAGCGGGGGACCCACAGTCAGCTGATGGCCACCGGCGGCCTCTACTGCAAGCTGGTGCAGAGGCAGGTCCTGGGCATCGAGACTGGGACGGAGGTCCTCAATCCGTCGGAGACTGTCCGGTGGAAGTCTgacagagggaggaggagacaAAACAGCGGCAGCAGCGGGAGCGAGTCAGAGCACAATATGCGCTACTGA
- the ogfod2 gene encoding 2-oxoglutarate and iron-dependent oxygenase domain-containing protein 2 has product MTNEGDKKSRFYACSCFTTDNIFLDDYKLHVRFVSEHQFRLEYQPLLTRFGCVTEQQFVDVLTKVSQEVDRRRRICETSAERTAAIKNTYEPLHPHVYHLQESYLAPKLKQLVAYCSSSDACEEGLTELLEDVGAQRVYRLPVFEKSFCEQLVEELEHFEQSSAPKGRPNTMNHYGILLNELGFDEDFITPLREHYLQPLASLLYPDCGGRCLDSHKAFVVKYALNEDLDLSYHYDNAEVTLNVSLGKEFKDGNLFFGDMRQVSISETECTEVEHRVSEGLLHRGQHMHGALPIFCGQRWNLIIWMRASQERNKLCPMCNRKPSLIEADGFADGFTKQSESQQNSFCELT; this is encoded by the exons ATGACAAACGAAGGAGATAAAAAGTCTCGGTTTTATGCCTGCAGCTGCTTCACAACTGATAACATCTTCCTGGACGACTACAAGCTGCATGTTCGCTTTGTGTCCGAACATCAGTTCAGACTGGAGTACCAGCCA CTGCTAACGAGGTTCGGCTGCGTGACGGAGCAGCAGTTTGTAGATGTGCTTACCAAG GTTTCCCAGGAGGTGGACAGAAGAAGGCGCATATGTGAGACATCGGCTGAAAGAACTGCTGCCATTAAAAACACATACGAGCCTCTCCATCCTCATGTCTACCATCTGCAG GAGTCTTACCTGGCGCCGAAGCTCAAGCAGCTGGTTGcttactgcagcagcagcgacgCATGTGAAGAAGGTCTTACCGAACTGCTGGAGGACGTAGGAG ctCAGAGAGTCTACCGTCTCCCAGTGTTTGAGAAAAGCTTCTGTGAGCAGCtggtggaggagctggagcaCTTTGAGCAGTCATCAGCCCCTAAAGGAAGACCCAACACCATGAACCACTATGGG ATTCTTCTCAATGAGTTGGGCTTTGATGAGGACTTCATCACTCCTCTGAGGGAGCACTACCTGCAGCCTCTCGCCTCCCTGCTGTACCCGGACTGTGGAGGCCGCTGTCTGGACAGCCACAAAGCTTTTGTTGTCAAATACGCCTTGAACGAAGACCTGGATCTGAGCTATCACTACGACAATGCAGAGGTCACTCTTAATGTTTCCCTGGGCAAAGAGTTCAAAGATGGAAACCTTTTCTTTGGTGACATGAGACAG GTGTCCATAAGTGAGACGGAGTGCACGGAGGTTGAGCACAGGGTTAGCGAGGGCCTCCTGCACAGGGGCCAACACATGCATGGGGCCCTGCCCATCTTCTGCGGCCAGCGTTGGAACCTCATCATCTGGATGAGGGCCTCGCAGGAACGCAACAAGCTGTGCCCCATGTGCAACAGGAAGCCCTCTCTGATAGAAGCAGATGGCTTTGCTGATGGATTTACAAAACAGTCTGAGTCTCAACAGAACAGCTTCTGTGAATTAACGTGA
- the abcb9 gene encoding ABC-type oligopeptide transporter ABCB9 isoform X2 — MGICAPVICTLLYVVLDSVITTVLYINGTELSLFIRDVLDFNILSSALDLWGIVLFRASLLLGASIGVLWNREDGPPRVARVTTVILLFCMVVITYTLAKLLMLTEVEPLSRQPWFLSLMGWTCASSLGVVLLWRQLGRVSSSVSGLDVRNSRGGGGRVSEDTEKLVDTAGEEEEAGGRKEKEEVSSRATLGRLLSYCRKDAGLLSLAILFLLISAVCEAFIPLYYGKAIDSIVVHQSMEYFAKPVATLASLALVSSMAIGVRGGVFTLTFARLNLRLRSRLFRTLMTQEIAFFDENHTGDILSRLSADTTQLTLVTMMGFPFIALVSKLYGEYYKKLTKEVQTVLAEANKVAEETISGMRTVRSFANESGEADSYYAKLLVMFQLNKKQALAYACYMWSSCISELALEVAVLYYGGHLVLTDQLSSGGLISFFIYMLELGECFESIASVYTGLMQGVGAAEKVFEYLDRKPKHPADGTEAPNSCTGLVEFKDITFAYPTRPETDVLKGVSFTLRPGEVTALVGPSGSGKSSCVSLLENFYLPQGGQVLLDGKPVNEFQHDYLHSKIALVSQEPVLFARTIKENISYGLSDVSMEMVVQAATKANAHDFITSLPKGYDTSVGEKGLQLSGGQKQRVAIARALIRQPRVLILDEATSALDAESEHIVQQALNSIMQEHTVLVIAHRLSTVEKADNIMVIDRGQVAERGTHSQLMATGGLYCKLVQRQVLGIETGTEVLNPSETVRWKSDRGRRRQNSGSSGSESEHNMRY, encoded by the exons ATGGGTATCTGTGCACCTGTCATCTGCACTCTCCTGTACGTTGTCCTTGACAGTGTCATCACCACTGTCCTATACATCAATGGGACAGAGCTGTCCCTCTTCATACGTGATGTCCTGGACTTTAACATCCTGAGCTCCGCCCTTGACCTGTGGGGCATTGTCCTTTTCCGAGCATCCCTCCTGCTGGGTGCCTCCATTGGGGTTTTATGGAACAGAGAGGACGGCCCGCCCAGGGTCGCCCGGGTCACCACCGTCATTCTCCTCTTCTGCATGGTTGTCATCACCTACACCTTGGCCAAACTGCTGATGCTGACCGAGGTGGAGCCCCTCAGCCGGCAGCCATGGTTTCTGAGCCTGATGGGATGGACCTGCGCCTCCTCCCTGGGTGTCGTGCTTCTCTGGAGGCAGCTCGGGAGGGTTTCCAGCTCCGTGAGCGGGCTGGACGTCAGGAACAGCCGTGGTGGAGGAGGAAGGGTCTCCGAGGACACAGAGAAGCTGGTGGATACAGCtggtgaagaggaggaggctggagggaggaaggagaaagaggaggtCAGCTCTAGGGCTACATTGGGACGCTTGCTCAGCTACTGTAGAAAGGATGCTGGACTGCTTTCCTTAGCCATCCTCTTCCTGCTCATCTCTGCAGTGT gtgaagCCTTCATTCCATTATACTACGGGAAGGCCATAGACAGTATTGTGGTTCACCAGAGCATGGAGTACTTTGCTAAACCTGTAGCCACATTGGCTTCACTGGCTTTGGTCAG cTCGATGGCCATTGGAGTGCGAGGAGGAGTCTTCACCCTGACATTTGCGAGATTAAACCTTCGGCTGAGGAGCCGCCTCTTCAGGACCCTAATGACGCAGGAAATTGCCTTTTTTGATGAAAACCACACTG GGGACATCCTTTCACGCCTGTCAGCAGACACCACCCAG CTCACGCTGGTCACCATGATGGGATTCCCTTTCATCGCTCTCGTCTCCAAGCTTTACGGCGAATACTACAAG AAACTGACCAAAGAGGTGCAGACAGTCCTTGCAGAAGCTAACAAGGTCGCCGAAGAGACCATCTCAGGCATGAGGACAGTGAGGAGCTTCGCCAATGAGAGCGGGGAGGCCGACTCCTATTACGCCAAACTCTTGGTTATGTTTCAGCTCAACAAAAAGCAAGCCCTGGCCTATGCCTGCTACATGTGGTCCAGTTGT ATATCAGAGCTTGCTCTTGAGGTGGCTGTCCTCTACTACGGAGGCCATCTTGTACTCACCGACCAGTTGAGCAGCGGTGGcttgatttccttttttatttacatgctgGAGCTGGGAGAATGTTTTGAG AGCATTGCGTCAGTCTACACTGGCCTCATGCAGGGGGTTGGAGCAGCTGAGAAGGTGTTTGAGTATCTGGACAGGAAACCCAAACATCCAGCGGATGGCACCGAGGCTCCAAACTCCTGCACTGGTCTGGTTGAGTTTAAAGACATCACCTTCGCTTATCCAACACGACCAGAGACTGACGTCCTCAAG GGAGTGTCGTTCACTCTGCGGCCCGGAGAGGTGACTGCCTTGGTGGGGCCATCAGGCAGTGGAAAGAGCTCCTGTGTTAGTCTGCTGGAAAATTTCTACCTCCCTCAGGGAGGCCAAGTGCTGCTGGATGGGAAGCCTGTTAATGAGTTTCAGCATGACTATCTGCACTCCAAG ATTGCTTTGGTGAGCCAAGAGCCTGTGCTGTTTGCCCGGACCATTAAGGAGAACATCTCCTATGGACTGAGTGACGTCTCTATGGAGATGGTGGTGCAGGCCGCCACCAAGGCTAATGCTCATGACTTCATCACCAGCCTCCCCAAAGGCTACGATACAA gtgTTGGGGAGAAAGGCTTGCAGTTGTCTGGGGGACAAAAACAAAGGGTGGCTATAGCCAGAGCTCTCATCCGCCAGCCACGTGTCCTCATCCTGGACGAAGCCACAAGTGCTCTGGACGCAGAAAGTGAACATATT GTTCAGCAGGCCTTGAACAGCATCATGCAGGAACACACAGTGCTGGTGATCGCCCACCGGCTCAGCACGGTGGAAAAGGCCGACAACATCATGGTGATCGACAGGGGTCAAGTGGCCGAGCGGGGGACCCACAGTCAGCTGATGGCCACCGGCGGCCTCTACTGCAAGCTGGTGCAGAGGCAGGTCCTGGGCATCGAGACTGGGACGGAGGTCCTCAATCCGTCGGAGACTGTCCGGTGGAAGTCTgacagagggaggaggagacaAAACAGCGGCAGCAGCGGGAGCGAGTCAGAGCACAATATGCGCTACTGA